A window from Citrus sinensis cultivar Valencia sweet orange chromosome 3, DVS_A1.0, whole genome shotgun sequence encodes these proteins:
- the LOC102627561 gene encoding probable E3 ubiquitin-protein ligase BAH1-like 1, translating to MKFCKKYEEYMQQKEQKLPEVACKKLKNILKKCGLAFQSQKDPESNSSADGVVQIKITSCHNHCPVCDGAFFPSLVNDMSAVVSYFNERAKELIELHQAAGLKKYFLWIKGKMQGGGTHVSSLIEEGKELVIYALINAIMIQKLLKKYDKIHHCCKQGPAFKSQAQSMQIEILQSPWLRELMALHINLRETNVSSSTTEAISSEGYRLTFNDDKVSLSCQLFDSIRLDIELTCPVCLETVFDPVSLTCGHILCKMCACSAASVSIVDGLKLADPREKCPLCRKAGVYQGAIHLTELGILLSRSCREYWEKRLQIERVERVKQAKEYWENQCRAFMGI from the exons ATGAAGTTCTGCAAGAAATATGAAGAGTACATGCAACAAAAAGAGCAGAAACTACCTGAAGTTGCTTGCAAGAAGCTAAAGAACATATTGAAGAAGTGCGGGCTAGCTTTTCAATCTCAGAAAGACCCTGAATCTAATTCCAGTGCTGATGGAGttgttcaaattaaaattaccaGCTGCCACAATCATTGTCCTG TGTGCGATGGAGCCTTCTTCCCTTCGCTTGTGAATGACATGTCGGCTGTTGTAAGCTACTTCAATGAGCGTGCAAAGGAATTGATTGAGCTTCATCAGGCTGCTGGTTTAAAGAAGTACTTTCTCTggattaaaggaaaaatgcaAGGGGGAGGCACCCATGTTTCCAGCTTAATTGAAGAAGGCAAAGAATTAGTTATCTATGCACTAATCAATGCCATTATGATTCAGAAATTACTCAAGAAATATGATAAA ATTCATCATTGCTGTAAGCAAGGGCCGGCCTTCAAATCACAAGCTCAAAGTATGCAAATTGAAATCCTGCAGTCACCATGGCTGCGCGAGCTTATGGCACTGCACATCAATTTAAGGGAAACCAATGTCAGTTCAAGCACCACTGAGGCCATTTCATCCGAAGGCTACAGGCTAACATTTAACGACGACAAAGTATCACTCTCTTGTCAGCTCTTTGATTCCATCAGGCTTGATATTGAGTTGACTTGTCCTGTATGCCTG GAGACGGTGTTCGATCCGGTTTCTCTGACATGTGGTCATATATTGTGCAAAATGTGTGCTTGCTCTGCTGCCTCAGTCTCCATTGTTGATGGACTCAAGCTAGCAGATCCTAGAGAAAAATGCCCTCTATGTCGAAAg GCAGGAGTATACCAAGGAGCTATACACTTGACAGAGCTCGGTATTCTGTTAAGTCGAAG CTGCCGAGAGTATTGGGAGAAGCGGCTTCAGATCGAAAGAGTGGAGAGGGTTAAGCAGGCAAAGGAGTATTGGGAGAATCAATGTCGGGCTTTCATGGGAATTTAA